A region from the Rhodamnia argentea isolate NSW1041297 chromosome 7, ASM2092103v1, whole genome shotgun sequence genome encodes:
- the LOC125315961 gene encoding uncharacterized protein LOC125315961 produces the protein MALDPDRRIPSGEIKLDPIAPSAYAPPLCPLVKKPQTPVSLTRRAKTSIRSLLPSPLSLSLSLSLHGPRPQPLPFLNPPGDFPFLSSVFPENSPPKPVAGLSLELEAPPPPPPPLDKNGFFYQLLHSPNTDHRVHDFYFTGEASSSNPFAGVASAPPQLDQPFRHPTPDAYLTAMLPIGFDLHVPPPPLAPSPPPFVDLSTERDDDRDGIAAHGELEFESLFIYSPLSPPVDHHRHNNPVMADPQIMPSLDLNDLGSLNARPGENVSSGSVTSDRKWGHERDDGSNDRSKRMVDIKVDKKHSVVKGQWTDKEDRALTRLVQMHGTKNWSFIAKMLDGRVGKQCRERWNNHLRPDIKKDSWTIEEDQILIQSHMEIGNRWAEIAKRLFGRTENTIKNHWNAIKRRQYCKRKLLPDTNSSELLQSYIRSVTTPSPPKRSTPARRRNLGDRHHHKTKKRSMSLSAAAIFCGSDVQPEAANHPRQVPKPHHHHQPPPAENLANGILGFPMADGNENLGLHPVKDCQHSHHVLSEGGGSKESDCNDHELDLKISLEIGNHHHHRRHHRPNHRHHQEEEELDWLEMTASQVADSELIKAPSSW, from the exons ATGGCCCTCGATCCTGACCGTCGGATTCCTAGTGGGGAAATCAAGTTGGACCCAATCGCACCTTCTGCGTACGCCCCCCCGCTTTGCCCCCTCGTTAAAAAGCCCCAGACTCCAGTTTCTCTCACTCGCAGAGCCAAAACCAGCATTAGATCACTCCttccttcccctctctctctctctctctctctctctctacatggaCCTCGACCTCAACCTCTCCCCTTCCTCAACCCCCCAGGagatttccctttcctttccagCGTTTTCCCGGAAAATTCCCCACCGAAACCTGTGGCCGGCCTCTCTCTCGAGCTCgaggctcctcctcctccgcctcctcctctgGACAAGAACGGCTTCTTCTACCAGCTCCTCCACAGCCCTAACACCGACCATCGTGTCCATGACTTCTACTTCACCGGCGAGGCCTCCTCGTCGAACCCTTTCGCTGGGGTGGCCTCGGCCCCCCCACAGCTCGACCAGCCGTTTCGTCACCCAACCCCCGATGCTTACCTTACCGCGATGTTGCCCATAGGGTTCGACCTCCACGTGCCTCCACCACCACTGgccccttctcctcctcctttcgtGGACCTTTCGACAGAGAGAGACGATGACCGTGATGGCATAGCAGCGCATGGCGAGCTCGAGTTCGAGAGCCTCTtcatttactctccgttaagcCCACCGGTTGATCACCATCGCCATAACAATCCGGTGATGGCGGACCCCCAGATCATGCCTTCGCTCGACCTTAATGACCTTGGATCACTGAACGCGAGGCCCGGTGAAAATGTCTCTTCAGGCAGCGTGACCTCGGATCGCAAATGGGGCCATGAGCGGGACGACGGCAGCAATGATCGGAGCAAGAGAATGGTG GATATCAAGGTTGACAAGAAGCACTCTGTCGTCAAAGGTCAATGGACTGATAAGGAAGACAG GGCTTTGACAAGGTTGGTTCAGATGCATGGAACCAAAAATTGGTCTTTCATTGCTAAGATGCTGGATGGGAGAGTCGGAAAACAATGCAGGGAGAGATGGAATAATCATTTGAGGCCCGATATTAAG AAGGACTCGTGGACCATCGAGGAAGACCAGATTCTGATTCAGTCACACATGGAGATTGGGAACAGATGGGCCGAAATAGCCAAGAGATTGTTCGGAAGGACTGAAAACACCATCAAGAACCACTGGAACGCCATCAAGCGCAGGCAATACTGTAAGCGCAAATTGCTCCCTGATACCAACAGCTCCGAGCTCTTGCAAAGCTACATCAGGAGTGTCACCACCCCATCCCCTCCAAAACGGTCGACACCAGCTCGACGTCGCAACCTTGGCGACCGCCACCACCACAAGACCAAGAAGCGGTCGATGTCCTTGTCGGCGGCGGCCATTTTCTGTGGCTCAGATGTGCAGCCTGAAGCGGCCAACCACCCCCGGCAAGTGCCGAAGccccatcaccaccaccagccGCCTCCAGCAGAGAATCTGGCCAACGGTATTTTAGGGTTCCCGATGGCTGATGGGAATGAGAATCTTGGGCTTCATCCGGTGAAGGATTGTCAGCATTCTCATCACGTGCTGAGTGAAGGTGGTGGGAGTAAAGAGAGTGATTGTAATGATCATGAGTTGGACTTGAAGATAAGCTTGGAGATTGGcaatcaccaccaccatcgtcGCCATCATCGCCCTAATCACCGTCACCATcaagaagaggaggagctggaCTGGCTCGAGATGACCGCTTCTCAAGTGGCTGATTCCGAATTAATAAAAGCCCCCAGTAGCTGGTGA
- the LOC115729488 gene encoding TATA box-binding protein-like 1: MIQTALLKTILLFLFFPLNIETFICFVELFCLTYTTVLIRPEILSFKILVYYSLLLLLCLIKKATIALLQVCTGAKSEQDSKLAARKYARIIQKLEFPAKFKDFKIQNIVGSCDVKFPIRLEGLAYSHGAFSSESVLALSYRKC; the protein is encoded by the exons ATGATCCAAACTGCTCTTCTCAAAacaattcttttatttcttttcttcccattAAACATCGAAACTTTCATCTGTTTTGTGGAATTATTTTGTTTGACCTATACTACTGTCTTGATAAGACCGGAAATCCTATCGTTTAAGATTTTAGTCTATTATTCTCTTTTGTTGCTATTGTGCTTGATCAAAAAAGCTACAATTGCACTGCTTCAGGTTTGCACTGGGGCCAAAAGTGAACAAGATTCAAAGTTGGCAGCAAGAAAG TATGCAAGAATTATCCAAAAGCTTGAGTTTCCTGCCAAATTTAAG GACTTTAAGATTCAGAACATTGTTGGCTCCTGTGATGTGAAATTTCCGATCAGACTTGAAGGTCTTGCGTACTCTCACGGTGCCTTTTCAAGT GAATCTGTTCTTGCTCTATCATATAGGAAATGCTAA